Proteins encoded in a region of the Thermocaproicibacter melissae genome:
- a CDS encoding YerC/YecD family TrpR-related protein: protein MNSKIKEPSVDFLFDAILQLKNREECYAFFEDLCTVPEIKAMSQRLLVAHMLSNKKVYSDIVSETGASTATISRVNRSLHYGCDGYQLVFDRLAKKEEEEKKGEEK, encoded by the coding sequence TTGAATTCCAAGATAAAAGAACCTAGCGTTGACTTTTTGTTCGATGCAATTCTGCAGCTGAAGAACAGGGAAGAATGCTACGCTTTCTTTGAAGACCTATGCACAGTCCCCGAAATTAAGGCTATGTCACAAAGACTTTTGGTCGCACATATGCTGAGTAACAAAAAAGTTTACAGTGATATTGTTTCAGAAACCGGTGCATCCACCGCTACCATTAGTCGTGTAAACCGTTCCCTCCATTATGGTTGTGACGGCTATCAACTTGTTTTTGATCGCCTCGCCAAAAAGGAAGAGGAGGAAAAAAAGGGAGAGGAGAAATGA
- a CDS encoding class I SAM-dependent DNA methyltransferase, with protein sequence MSYSSLAKYYDTLTRNVNYSARADYLIQLLKKMNHEPGLTLDLACGTGSLTLELAERGFDVYGLDASPEMLSVAQQKAAKAGHNILFICQKMQQMDLYGGVDTAVCMLDSVNHITMEADLQESFRRMAMFLNPGGLFVFDANTEYKHRNVLANNVFIYDMENVYCVWQNRCEPKSAVVNVSLDLFERLDDGTYHRSCEHFQERAYSEQQLRAMLERAGLKVEGVWADLSFEAPKPETERLIVAASKPR encoded by the coding sequence ATGAGTTATTCTTCTCTTGCCAAGTACTATGATACCCTCACACGAAATGTAAATTATTCCGCCCGTGCGGATTATTTGATTCAACTGCTGAAGAAAATGAATCATGAACCAGGGCTGACCCTTGACCTTGCATGCGGCACAGGAAGCTTGACCTTGGAATTGGCTGAGCGTGGCTTCGATGTATATGGTCTTGATGCATCCCCGGAAATGCTTTCTGTGGCCCAGCAAAAGGCTGCGAAGGCAGGGCACAATATTTTGTTCATCTGCCAGAAGATGCAGCAGATGGACCTCTACGGCGGCGTTGATACAGCTGTTTGCATGCTGGACAGCGTAAACCACATTACAATGGAAGCAGATCTTCAGGAATCCTTTCGCCGCATGGCAATGTTTCTAAACCCCGGTGGACTATTTGTTTTCGATGCAAACACAGAATATAAGCATCGCAATGTGCTAGCCAATAACGTCTTTATCTATGACATGGAAAACGTTTATTGCGTGTGGCAGAACCGCTGTGAACCGAAAAGCGCCGTTGTAAACGTTTCGTTGGATTTGTTTGAACGCCTCGATGATGGTACGTACCACCGAAGCTGTGAACATTTTCAGGAGCGGGCCTATAGCGAGCAGCAGCTGCGTGCCATGCTGGAAAGAGCAGGGCTTAAAGTAGAGGGTGTGTGGGCAGATCTTTCCTTTGAAGCTCCAAAACCGGAAACGGAACGCTTGATTGTGGCAGCCTCTAAGCCCAGATAA
- a CDS encoding ISL3 family transposase: MLCTHSTEKLLGLKGVIVKNVRQLPDKTEIFIELPRKPHICPCCEHQTSYVHDYRCQTVKDIPAFGKHTSLILRKRRYRCSSCGKRFFEHNSFLPRYHRMTNRLAAYIISKLSDVRSFTSVAREVNLSVSTIIRIFDCINYGKPQQLPEVVSIDEFKGNTNNEKYQCILTDPVRHRILDILPARYNHKLTEYFSRIDRSQTKYFVSDMWSTYASIAQTYFKNSIYVIDKYHYIRQVFWAFEAIRKEEQKRFSKTRRIYFKRSRTLLNKRYEFLTPEQKQQVNIMLYASSRLLTAYSLKEQFFKVLDSSDSQSARTALSHWIMTAQNSGLSRFVACGNTMVRWSKGILNSFDCPYTNGFTEGVNNKIKVLKRNAYGYHNFTRFRNRILHMFHVSTKNGAA, from the coding sequence ATGCTCTGTACTCATTCTACCGAAAAACTGCTTGGATTAAAAGGGGTAATCGTAAAAAATGTGAGGCAATTACCCGATAAAACGGAAATTTTCATTGAGTTGCCGAGAAAGCCGCATATTTGCCCTTGCTGTGAACATCAAACCAGCTATGTCCATGATTACCGTTGTCAAACGGTAAAGGACATTCCCGCTTTTGGTAAACACACCAGTTTAATTCTCCGCAAGCGCCGGTATCGCTGCTCTTCCTGCGGAAAGCGTTTCTTTGAACATAACTCGTTTCTGCCAAGATATCACCGCATGACAAATCGATTAGCCGCGTATATCATTTCAAAGCTTTCCGACGTACGTTCCTTTACCAGTGTAGCACGAGAAGTAAATCTTTCGGTTTCAACCATAATCCGGATTTTTGATTGTATCAACTATGGAAAGCCGCAGCAATTACCCGAAGTTGTATCAATTGATGAGTTTAAAGGCAATACAAACAATGAGAAATATCAATGCATTCTGACCGATCCGGTCCGGCACCGAATCCTTGATATTCTTCCTGCTCGTTACAACCACAAGCTGACAGAATATTTTAGCCGGATCGACCGTTCTCAAACCAAGTATTTTGTCAGCGATATGTGGAGTACATATGCTAGTATTGCTCAGACATATTTTAAAAATTCCATTTATGTCATTGACAAATATCATTACATTCGTCAGGTATTTTGGGCTTTTGAAGCTATTCGCAAGGAAGAACAGAAAAGGTTTAGCAAGACCCGAAGAATTTACTTTAAGCGCTCTCGAACCTTGCTGAACAAACGATATGAATTTCTCACTCCGGAGCAAAAACAACAGGTTAATATCATGCTTTATGCAAGCAGCCGTTTGCTGACAGCCTACTCTCTTAAAGAACAGTTTTTCAAAGTTCTTGATTCCTCCGACAGTCAGTCCGCACGGACAGCGCTATCCCATTGGATTATGACCGCACAAAACAGTGGCCTTTCAAGATTTGTTGCTTGTGGAAATACCATGGTGCGCTGGTCAAAAGGTATTCTAAATTCGTTTGATTGCCCTTACACCAATGGTTTTACCGAAGGGGTTAACAACAAGATTAAGGTACTCAAACGCAATGCCTACGGTTATCATAATTTTACCCGCTTTCGTAATCGCATTCTTCACATGTTCCATGTTTCAACGAAAAATGGAGCAGCTTAG